The window ATTCAGATGATATAAAATTTAGCACAGACTTTAACTACATAAAAATAATGAAAGACCAAGATGCTCAATATTTTGATATGCCAGATAAAGAAATAGAAGGTTTAGAGAATTTTATGAACAAAGCTATAAATACATCATTTGATACTATAAAAAAAGTTCAAGACATAAAGGAAGTTCAAGTATCGTATAAGGACAAGCAAAAACAAATAAAAAACATAAAAGAATTTAATGATAAAATACATAAAAAATCAAATATAAGTGAGTATAAAGCATCAAAACTTATGGATGAGGTAAAAGAAAATTTCGACATAAACATAAAATTAGATGGTTATGAAATATACATAAAAACATTAGGAAAAACTGGACTTGGAATATACTACAAAGACTATAAGGCATATTATGAAATAGATGATTCGTTATACAATTATTTGTGTGATGTATTATTCGTATCAAAAGATGACAATGAATCAGATGAAATAGGATATGAATGGATTGAAACAATTAAAGTAGAAGATAAGACAAACGATATAGAAGAAGAGCTACAAGGAGAATTAAAGGACGAGCTTGTAAGATATTTATTTAGCGAAATCAAAGAACCAGTTGAATTTAAAGATTATGAATTTGAAAGATACCATCTTAAGGTTAAAGGCAAGTCAAAAGAAGAAGATATAACAGTATATGAGAATCATATAAAGATAAAGGATAAATATTATAAAATAAAAGGAGCAGATCTAATTGTAGATTCTGTGGTTAATAATATATAAGATTTGATTAAATCTAAAATAGAGGGTATTGGTACTCTAGTGAAAAATGACGCTCATTTAAATACCGCTACTTAATTAATGTTTTTATAAAACTATAAATTCTGCTTTATAAAATAACCTAAAACTTCTTAAACTCCCTACGGTCAGACAAAGAAGTTTCTTAACGGATATTTTAACAGCACAATCTAAGTTTTATTGAAAAACATTAATCTAAAAGTAGCTAACATTTAAATGAGCGTCATTTTTTGAGTTTATCACGTTAGTGATTGAGTAGATTAAATAAAAAAAATTTAAAACATGAAAATTATTTCTTGTCCAATTACCCCTGTTGGTTTAAACGAGATGATTATATAAACGCTTTTAAATTAATTAATCCAGAATTTGCTAAATATCGTTGACTATGCAAGAGGGAAATGTTATACACTATAGAAATAATAATTAATGTTTTAATGGATAATCGTAGAAGGTTGCGAAACAGAATTTATTTATATGATGGGAGGAGCGTAATATGCTAAATGAAGAATACTTATTATGTTATGCAGAAATGCAGGATATAGATTCTTGGATGAAAATGATAGAAAATGTTAGCGATAATTTTCCGGGGTTAGAAACAACTGACAATATGAATAGCTATAGGCAAACTGTAATTAAAAATATAAAAAGAGAAACTGCCATTTGCGTAAAATATGGGAATAAGATTGTTGGTGCTATGATATTTTCTCATCATTGGCAATGTCTTTCTTGCATGGCAGTTCATCCAAACCATCGTAGAAAAGGAATTGCATCTGCAATGATAGAGAAAATGATTTCATTATTTCCCAGTGATATAGATATATCAGTTACAACATTTAGAAAAGATGATATAAAAGGTATTGCCCCAAGAGCATTGTATAAAAAATATGGATTTGAGGAAGATGAGCTTGTAATTGAATTTGAATATCCTCATCAGCAATTTATTTTACACAGAAAATGAGAATAATCCTTTACAACTATTAGTTCGTATTTTTCTTATATAACGAATTAAAGGAACTTATAGTTTTTGTAATATATCAACCTTTATTTATAGTCGGGGTGGTACCAACTGCTGTCGCAGCCTTATATTTTAGAAAGGTACTATATGTATTTTGAAATTTATAATTATATGTAAGTACATACTTTGCTTCCTAAGCGGAGCTAATATAAATTATATTTAAAAAGAGTTATAATAATATGCGATAGCAGTAGGGTAATAAAAAAAGATGGTTATTAAAATGTTAGCGTATGTTTTAAATATTTTTCTATAAATCTTGTATTACAGCGTTTAAATATCAGTTAAGAAAGTTCGTTGTCTGAGCAGAGCGAGTTTAGAACTTTTAGGATATTTAATAAGATGTAATACTTGGATTTATAAAAATATTTACTACATTAGCGGTATTTTAATAATCATCTTTTTACTTTCTATATATTAACAGTTTATATAAGTTTTATTTTCATATATATTATTAAGATTGAAGATTATACAATCATATCTGCAACTTGATATATACTTCCAGCTCCAGTAGTTATAACTACATCATCCTTCTTAATATGATCTCTTAAATAATCAGCAATATCATCAAAATCTTTTATATAAATTACATTTTTATTATATTCCTTGATTTTCTCAACTAAGTCCTTAGAATGAACAGATCCATCGTTTTTCTCTCTTGCAGCATATATATCAGTTATTATAACAAAAGAAGCATCATTAAAAGAAGCTGCAAACTCGTCTAAAAGTGAAGAAGTTCTAGTATAAGTATGTGGTTGGAATATACACCATAGATCTCCTTCGCACATATTTTTAGCTGCTGATAAAGTAGCTTTAACTTCTGTTGGATGATGAGCATAATCATCTATTATAGTAGCTTCATTATAAGTACCCTTGTACTCAAATCTTCTTCCAACACCCTTGTATTTACATATATTATCTCTTATAGTATCTACATCGATTCCAGAAACTAAAGATGCACATATAGCAGCTGCCGCGTTGTATATGTTGTGAAGCCCTGGAACACAAAGATTGAATCTTCCAAGGTCTTTATTATCAAGTGAAATAGAGAATGAGCCATGGCCAAATTTATTAAATGAAACATCACTAATAATCATATTGTTATTATCTGACGTACCATATTTTATAATATTAGAATTTACACCATCTAAAACATCTACACAGTCAACATCGTCTCCATTTACAATGAAGTATCCATCATTAGGAAGAAGTTTACCGAATTTATTAAAAGAATCTTTAACATCATCAAGACCATCAAAATAATCTAGGTGATCAGCCTCTATATTTAGAACAATAGATATTTTAGGATTAAAATTTAAAAAACTATCAACATATTCACAAGCTTCAGTGATGAAGTTTTCTGAATTACCTATCTTAACATTACCACCTATATCTTTTAAGTTACCACCTACAAGTATAGTAGGGTCAAGATTTGAATACTCAAAAATCACAGATAACATAGAAGTAGTACTAGTTTTTCCGTGAGTTCCAGATACCGCTATAGAATTTTCATACTCTTTCATTATTTTACCCAAAAATTCAGCTCTAGATAAAGTATTTATATTTTTAGAATGCGATTCTTTAAGTTCTTCATTATCATCACTTATAGCAGCTGTATAAACTACTAAATCTATATCATCAGTTATGTTTTCCTTTTTGTGACCAACGAATACACTCATGCCTTGATTTCTTAAATTAGTTACAGTATCTGAATCTTTAAAATCAGAACCAGAAACTATATATCCTTTATTTAAGCATATCTTAGCTAGTGCGCTCATGCTTATTCCGCCTATTCCTATAAAGTGTATATGCATATAAAATCAACTCTCCTTAATAACTAATATTGTGTTATAATAAAAAAGTCTATATCTAAAAGTTTTACTAAAGTAGACTTTTATGAAACTCATAACGAAAATTATAAATTATATAATTCTAATAAGAATATAATTTTCTATTCGTTATAAAGCGAAACTTAATTCAGGTGGAGTTCTTATTCCGACTGAATTTTTAGTTAAGCTAATCCAGAAGCTGTTAAATTCTTATCTACAGCCTTTACAGGGTGGAGTTTTAGAATTTTTAGCTTTCGGATAAAAAAGTCTATATCTAAAAATTAAAACATGTAGACTTTTATGAAATATAATAATACGAATCCATAAAAAACTGTATTATTTACATTAATTTGAAAAAATTACAAATAATAAATTATATCTATTATTATTAATATGTATAAAACGTAAATTCTATTATAACATAATAATATATTTTAGTGGTTGAGTTGTATAAATTTATTGTTCAAAACAATTTAGCAGGAGGTAGTATATGAAATTTAAAAGAACTGAAAGAATTGGAGCTATAGTTAAAATACTTTCAGATAACCCAAATAAAGTATTTACACTAAGCCATTTCACAGAAAAATTTAATGCAGCAAAATCTACTGTAAGTGAAGATATATTGGTCGTAAAAAATGTATTTGAAAAGTTAGATTTAGGGAAAGTTATAACAATAGCAGGCGCTGCAGGTGGAGTTAAATATATTCCAAAGATATCAGCTAAAGACAATGAAGTATTCTTAAATGAAATTTGTAAAAAAATAGATGATTCATCAAGAATATTATCAGGAGGATTCTTATATATGATAGACCTTATATATAGTCCTGAAATATCATCTAAAATAGGTAAGATATTTGCATCATACATAGATTATAGCGAAGCTGATTATATCGTTACAATAGAGACAAAAGGTATACCTATGGCTCTTATGACAGCAAAAGCTATGAATCTACCTCTTCTTATAATAAGAAAAGATACAAAAGCATCAGAAGGTTCATCTCTTAATATAACATATGTATCAGGAAGCAAGAACATAGTACAAACTATGACACTTCCTAGAAAAGCATTAAAAGAAGGATCTAAGGTAATATTAATAGATGACTTCATGAGAGGTGGAGGAACATTAAAAGGTATGCAAGATCTTATGAATGAATTTAATGCTGAAGTAATAGGAAAAGGAGTTTTAATATCTACAACTACTCCAAATGAAAAACTTGTAAAAGACTATGTATCTTTAATAGACTTAACAGAAATAGATGAGTTAAATGGAACTATAAAGGTTGAACCGAATAAAAACTTTATAACAGATTAGATAAAAAAGTTCTTGATTTAAAAGAATCTTAAGTGTAAACTTTTATGAAACTCATAACGGAATTTATAATTATCTACAATTTAAAGAAGAATATAATTTCTTATTCGTTATAAAAAATTGGCTTTATTCTAAAGCATGGGTAATGCGGCTAACAGGTCATATAGTCTATGTTGGTTAAAGTTCATATAAGTTGATGGAGCCAACGAGTCTTTATAGACTTAGTTAATAAAAAGAGCTGTAAATTTAGTGATTTGATTAATTTTATAGAACGATTAAAAATTTTATAATTTCTTAGCAAATAAAAAATACAATTTTTATAAAGATTGTATTTTTTTTGTTCAAAAATAAAACAATGGAATAATGTGTGAAAATCAGTGAGGATTACATAAAATTTGTAAAAAAATTAAAAGGGAATTGAAAAAGTTTGTAGAATATATTACCATAGAATATATTACCATAGAACATATTAACAATAATGTAACTTTTATAATGAGTAGGAAATTATATTCATATTTAGATTATGCACAAGTATAATTTACGCTGCAAATTTAAAAAAGTTTACATTATAAAAAAATTAAAATCATTCAAAGGAAGACTTTTTTAAAAAGGGGAGTGGGTATTTTGGAAATAACAGACGTTAGGGTAAGAAAGATAACAGATGATGGAAAAATGAAAGGGATTGTATCTGTTACTTTTAATAATTTATTCGTTGTACACGATATAAAAATTATAGAAGGACAAAATGG is drawn from Tepidibacter hydrothermalis and contains these coding sequences:
- the murC gene encoding UDP-N-acetylmuramate--L-alanine ligase — translated: MHIHFIGIGGISMSALAKICLNKGYIVSGSDFKDSDTVTNLRNQGMSVFVGHKKENITDDIDLVVYTAAISDDNEELKESHSKNINTLSRAEFLGKIMKEYENSIAVSGTHGKTSTTSMLSVIFEYSNLDPTILVGGNLKDIGGNVKIGNSENFITEACEYVDSFLNFNPKISIVLNIEADHLDYFDGLDDVKDSFNKFGKLLPNDGYFIVNGDDVDCVDVLDGVNSNIIKYGTSDNNNMIISDVSFNKFGHGSFSISLDNKDLGRFNLCVPGLHNIYNAAAAICASLVSGIDVDTIRDNICKYKGVGRRFEYKGTYNEATIIDDYAHHPTEVKATLSAAKNMCEGDLWCIFQPHTYTRTSSLLDEFAASFNDASFVIITDIYAAREKNDGSVHSKDLVEKIKEYNKNVIYIKDFDDIADYLRDHIKKDDVVITTGAGSIYQVADMIV
- the purR gene encoding pur operon repressor; amino-acid sequence: MKFKRTERIGAIVKILSDNPNKVFTLSHFTEKFNAAKSTVSEDILVVKNVFEKLDLGKVITIAGAAGGVKYIPKISAKDNEVFLNEICKKIDDSSRILSGGFLYMIDLIYSPEISSKIGKIFASYIDYSEADYIVTIETKGIPMALMTAKAMNLPLLIIRKDTKASEGSSLNITYVSGSKNIVQTMTLPRKALKEGSKVILIDDFMRGGGTLKGMQDLMNEFNAEVIGKGVLISTTTPNEKLVKDYVSLIDLTEIDELNGTIKVEPNKNFITD
- a CDS encoding GNAT family N-acetyltransferase, producing the protein MLNEEYLLCYAEMQDIDSWMKMIENVSDNFPGLETTDNMNSYRQTVIKNIKRETAICVKYGNKIVGAMIFSHHWQCLSCMAVHPNHRRKGIASAMIEKMISLFPSDIDISVTTFRKDDIKGIAPRALYKKYGFEEDELVIEFEYPHQQFILHRK